The window cctgactgtccatttcctcctcctccaactcctccaattcctcttcttctgcccaacagtgaaggactcaacaatggtcccctcttgtgtctcgccaacattctcctcctcttcctcctcatcctcctccacctccacctcctccgatatgcgctgagaaacagacctaagggtgctttggctatcaacaagggaatcttcttcccctgtctcttgtgaggagcgcaaagcttccgacttcatgctgaccagagagtttttcaacaggccaagcagcgggatggtgaggctgatgatggcggcatcgccactgaccatctgtgttgactcctcaaagttactcagcacctgacagatatcagacatccacgtccactcctcattgtagacttgaggaagctgactgacctaactaccagttctggtggaagttgacatctggcagtctacaatcgctcggcgctgctggtaaactctggataacatggtcagtgttgaattccacctcgtgggcacgtcgcacaacagtcggtgagcgggcagttggaggcggcgctgcgctgccctgagagtggcagcatctgtgctggacttcctgaaatgcgcacagatgcggcgcaccttcgtgagcaaatcagacagattggggtatgtcttgaggaaacgctgaactatcagatttaacacatgggccaggcatggcacatgtgtcagtctgccgagttgcagagccgccaccaggttacggccattgtcacacacaaccatgcctggcttcaggttcagcggtgccagccacagatcagtctgcgccgtgatgccctgtaatagttcttgggcggtgtgccttttatcgcctaggctcagcagtttcagcaccacctgctgtcgcttagcgacggcactgctgctgtgcctagagctaccgactgatggcgccatgcccacggatggtcgttcggaggaggaggtggaggaggggtgggaggaggaggaggcatagtaggcctgaaacacctggaccgaggtaggccccgcaatcctcggcgtcggcagtatatgaccagccgcagggtcagactcggtcccagcctccaccaagttaacccaatgtgccgtcagcgatatatagtggccctgcccggcagcactcgtccacgtgtccgtggtcaggtggaccttgtcagaaacggcgttggtcagggcacggattatgttgtctgacacgtgctggtgcagggctgggacggcacatcgggaaaagtagtggcggctggggaccgaataccgaggggcggccgccgccatgaggctgcgaaaggcctcggtctctactagcctatagggcagcatctccaggcttagcaatctggagatgtgcacattaagggcttgggcgtgcgggtgggttgcactatatttgcgtttccgctccagcgtctggggtatggagagctgaacgctggtggatgctgtggaggatcgtggaggcgacgatggggtttttgtggcagggtcctgggcagggggctgactatcagctgacacaggggaaggagcagtggtgtgcacggccggaggtgaacgcgcttgttgccactgagtggggtgtttagcatttatatgcctgcgcatactggtggtagttaagctagtagtggtggaacccctgctgatcctggtttggcaaatgtggcacaccacagtccgtcggtcatccggtgtttccttaaagaacctccagacttctgaaaatctagccctcgccgcaggagccctcgccacgggagcttcactagttgacacatttggcgctgatgcaccagctctggccctgcctctccgtctagccccaccactgcctcttccaacctgttctggtcgaggactctcctccgtctcagaagcactgtgttcacccggcctctcaacccagcttgggtctgtcacctcatcatcctccgatccctcagtctgcttcccccctcggacttcctgccctgagaacaacttccccactgtctgacaaccgtgtctcctcatcgtcggacacctctttacacacttcttccagtacgtcaacaaggtcatcatcacccacagactgcgactggtggaaaacctgggcatcggaaaattgctcatcagcaaccggacaagtggtttgtgactgtgggaatggtccagaaaacagttcctcagagtatgccggttcaaatggcaaattttgctgggagggggcagactgggggggaggaggctgaggtgcaggagctggaggagtgccgatttcggtgacatgggtgggctgcgtggaagactgactggtggacaaattgctcgaagcattgtcggcaatccacgacatcacctgttcgcactgttctggcctcaacagtgctctaccacgagtcccagtaacttcagacatgaacctagggagtgtagctctgcggcattcccctgctccctcataagcaggtggtgtctcaccccgcccaggaccacggcctctgacccctgcagtagttggacgcccacgtccccgccctcgtcctctacccctagccctcgggttaaacattttgaaaatgagagttataacttgaattttttttttaacttttttttttttttttttttgtgttttttagtttttaaaaccaaacgatgctatcctattgctatggctattttctagccaagtatgaaagcacactgctatgccagatgagatgacgctgagttatgaaaaaaataaacgtaaaataaaaaaggaaatggcagactgtgcctaattgaaatacaaccccggcccctaataaattttcccacttcggtctttgcgatggatatgtgcgtcactaagcgcaaaacacagtggtcgcaagtctgactccaaattgctcacaatttgctagtagatgcactgcagcaaggacagccaccagcagatcaaccagaaatcaaatatatataacggtactgtaggcgtaattaagccgtttggattctcctatggctattttctagccaagtattacagcacactactatgccagatgagatgacactgagttattaaaacaataaacgtaaaataaaaagaaactggcagactgtgcctaattctactcaaacccctaataaattttcccactttggtgtttgaggtggatatgtgtgtcactaagagctaaacacaacggtagcaagtccccctgctaattcctcacaatatggtactagctgcactactagtgccagcaagcccagccacaagcaaataaaaaaaaaaatataacgttattgtagccctaagaagggctgttgggttcttttagaatcactcctgcctaacagtaagctaatagaacaccctaacgctttccctgaccagcagcagctctctccctagcggcatccagacacagaatgatccgagcagcgcaggcaggggctagtctatcccagggtcacctgatctggccagccaaccactgctatctacgtgtaagggtaccacgtcatgctgggtggagtgcagagtctcctggcttgtgattggctctgtttctggccgccaaaaagcaaaacgtcgggagctgccattttctcgagcgggcgaaatactcgtccgagcaacgagcagttacgagtacactaatgctcgatcgagcatcaagctcggacgagtatgttcgctcatctctaattacaatgtgtgatttgcacattgtaataatgatgtgtaaaatccccatacacaggcagtcccctacttaaaaacacctgacttacagacgacccctagttacaaacggacctctgttaattggtaatttaatgtactttagccccaggctacaataaacagctataacagttattaaaggtgcctgtaattaagctttattgttaatcctggttcttatgacaatccaatattttttaaatccaattgtcacagagaccaaaaaaaatttgtctggagttacaattataaaatatacagttccaacttacatacaaacttaacttaagaacaaacctacagaatcttgtacgtatatggtaggatcaatcagacaacctagcgttaaagtaccctagggggtctaaaaaattgttaaaataataaattgaaaatttaaaaaaaataataataaaaaaagctaaaaatccaGATTAatccttccctagaactgataaataaacagtaaaaatcataaacatgtttggtatcactgcatcccaaaatgtctgatctatcaaaatataatacatttttcatagcgtttaaccccgtaatggaaaatagcggccaaagccattttgaaaaatattcaaaaattcaataaaaaattaatcAAAAGGCCTTATAGTCcttaaaattgtagcattgaaaatgccatcaaaagtcacaaaaaatgacaccacccccagcacaatgaaagctgtaaaacccaagcccacaagaaaatggcgcaaatgtagtttttcaccaatttcactgtatttggaattttttcctgcttcccagtacacggcatggaatattatgaagtgcaatttgttatgcagaaaacatgccataacagagctctgtcatggaaaaataaaaaaagttatagatttttgaaggtggggagtgagaaatggaaacacaaaaaagggccaggtcgtcaaGGGGTTAAATTTTATTTAGATGTTAGAGTGAAAGGAAATTTTGAGTAtcgataattaaaaaaataaaaaaattaaaaatttttaaaaaaagatagtCACAGAGCCAGAAAGTCAGACTTGGAATCTAAAAATACAAATTCTTCTTACTATTTATAAACTGTcgttttggaattttttacatttccatCAAGTAATAAGTGCAATGTGCTTTAAGCAAGAGGGTTGTGTCCCATCATGGTTTGAGATAGGCAGAAATAAatggggaacctgtcatgaggaacTAGGCCCACAAACTGCCACCAGCCTGGACAGAATCCTTCTATGTTATGGGAGATTCAACTTTGCACTAGAGGACCGAAGGAGTCAAAAAGATGGAGTCCCGCTAGTTTGACTCTTCTCCGCCCCCCTGATTTTGTTGTCATTTGTATGCAGTAGtaagttaaagtaaatctaccatttgtttttgtgaaccaaacataccttgagaatgctgtagctccactgatgcagaaacatatcttgttcaatccctaaactgagtggttttgctgaaaaacaattatataattatgataatgaggctctgtcgctcctctgGCTGCACCGGCGCTTCTCCTATTACCCTAATtaagcactgctccagccttgtcctacccagcataagccgagaatacggtAATAcaagtgttgtccctgacaggcagaagtaatcaatcactgcaccatccaccagcttcTGTGTACGAGACATCCAgcacaggttgattagtcctgtctggacggtTCAGGCAACTCCTGTGTATCTGAAGTATCctgaagtaatgtgtttatgtatgggcAGCCAGGGcgcccagctttcccgaggtcctaaattttaaaacagttttatgagcaaaaccactcagttcagggattacaagatatgtttctgcatcagtggagctacagcattctcaaggtatgtttggttcacaatgcatagtaaatgtcctttaatttGCTTTATGTTAAATCTCCAAGAATACAGAAGGACATCATTGGGAATTTGGTCGATGTCCTGGATAACAGGATGTGGACagcttttaaaaaaatcttttaaaaatcttTAGAACTGTTGTTAAGttcctttgttaaaaaaaaatgtacattttgcaaATTGAGATCAATGATTTCTACAGAAGCAAGTATCGGCTTTCCACTTCTCCAGCCCTCGTCTAAACGCCGACTTAACATCTTTATTCTTCAAACTATAAATCAGTGGGTTAAGCACCGGGACAACGGCTGTATTAAATAAAGAAAAGAGTTTTTTTGAGCCTAGACTGTTACTGGGCACCATATATTGTGAAATGAGAGTCATGTAGAGCAACACAATTAATGCAAGGTGTGAGGAACACGTGTAGAAGATCTTCCTTCTCCCGATACTGGAACGTATCTTCATAATAGCTTTGATTATAAAAATATAGGATGTTAAAATGAGAAAAAACGGCGTAAGGGCATAAATAATCAATCCTTGGATGTTGGCAAGTCTTACCAGTAATGTGACGTCACTGCAGGAAATATTTATAAGGGGGACAAGGTCACAGAAGAAGTGGTCAATGTCGTTGGTGGCATAACAAGAGATCTTGGATATTAACCACATATAAGGAACGACTTGAATAAAACCAAAAATCCAACAAAATGAGACCAAAAGAAGACATATCTTCAGGTTCATTATGGAGCGATAATTCAGGGGCCTACAGATAGCCACATATCGGTCATAACTCATGGCGGTCAAGATAAAGAGTCCATGGCCTGAGAAGGACGCATATGTATAGAATTGTACCATACAGGCCACATAGAGCATAGTGTTATCTCCAGTGATGAAGGTTAGAAGGATCTTATGTAGGGTGATAGTGGAGGACGTCATATCTGCTATGGACATGTTGGCCAGGAAAAAATACATAGGAGTGTGAAGATGAGGGTCAAGGCAAACCAGGAGAAAAAGAGTCATATTCCCAACAAGTACAACGAGATAAATGAGTAGAACCAGAACAAATATTGGAGCCTGGAGAGCAGGAACATCGGATATTCCCTTTATGATGAAATATGTGACCATTGTATGATTTTGCCTCATTTTTGTATCCATTTAGAATTCCTGGAAGCCCAAAGATATATCATTATTAGAATCGAGAATACATGCTAAACATTTTCAAACTATCTAGATGGTCCTGATGACAACTGAATAATCCATGGGTGGTAAATTCCCCTTGGATATGAAATTGTTCAATAATAGGCAATGGATTCTT is drawn from Engystomops pustulosus chromosome 9, aEngPut4.maternal, whole genome shotgun sequence and contains these coding sequences:
- the LOC140077591 gene encoding olfactory receptor 8D1-like; its protein translation is MVTYFIIKGISDVPALQAPIFVLVLLIYLVVLVGNMTLFLLVCLDPHLHTPMYFFLANMSIADMTSSTITLHKILLTFITGDNTMLYVACMVQFYTYASFSGHGLFILTAMSYDRYVAICRPLNYRSIMNLKICLLLVSFCWIFGFIQVVPYMWLISKISCYATNDIDHFFCDLVPLINISCSDVTLLVRLANIQGLIIYALTPFFLILTSYIFIIKAIMKIRSSIGRRKIFYTCSSHLALIVLLYMTLISQYMVPSNSLGSKKLFSLFNTAVVPVLNPLIYSLKNKDVKSAFRRGLEKWKADTCFCRNH